A stretch of DNA from Babesia bovis T2Bo chromosome 2, whole genome shotgun sequence:
GAAGTAGGTTTATATCTACAAAATAGTGACCCCTTTCCAGACTGCTCCGCACCAGTTACAGGAGTGCTATCGAGAACAACATCGATACAGCCAGACTTTGTTACTGAACGGCGATTTAGACAACGCCCTGCATATGTAACACGTAGAGGGAATAGATATGTGACGCAACAGAGGCAGATAAGCGAACCCGTAGGACTAAGGGAAGATGACAACGCCTCTATCATGCAGGGTGATCTTGATGCACTCAACCAGGCATTACATGAATTCCAACATAACTTCACCATATCACCGAGAGTAAGTAAATAAAAATGTAAGATCATAAGGTCACAGGATGGGCGTACCAGACACACTGGTGAGGAGGAGTACCTACCAAGCGAACAAGTTGCCGAAATACGTAGCCTATATGGTCCTATTATAGAGGGAAATGTCACCAGTAGCTATGTTGAAGAGTTGCTTGAAGGAGCTAACACACCACGAGGAGAAATGGATTATGAAGACTTTGAATACGGCGGACCTGAACCAGACTACTACGAAGAGTCGGACTCATATGAATATGAACCAGAATTACTAGGACTACCAGATGATATCGTCTCGCAATTCCCAGTGACAGATTTCGATGCCACTGCCGCGGAAAGTTGGAATGAAGATGCAAAGCAATGCTCAATTTGCCTGGAAGGATATGAACAGTCACAACTTATACGAAGGCTAGCCTGCACACACGGATACCACAAAGCCTGTATAGATCAATGGCTTTCAAGGAGTACCGTATGCCCAATTTGCAAGTTCGACTACCGAATTATGATGTAACAACAACGGCATATGCCGATGTCGTCTGGAGTGGGGAATCAAAAAGTCTATCCCAAACACAGTAATGACAATACACATTCACGTAAACGACTAGCCAGACTCCAACACACATATAATACAGCCGCGTGCATAGCACGCCCAGCCGATGCCTTTGGCTACAAAGCTGGTACACATCAGTGTCGTGTGAGAGGATGACCGCaacaaaatgaatatattacTAATATTCACGCTTCTCACATTCTCGCCATCGGCTGCACAGAGGACACGTACCCATGACAATGTCTATTGCAACCATACGGTATTGAAAGACACTGGCACACTATCGGTACAGCAATGCAAAGAACTTTGTCTAAGGAAGGCTAATTTGTGTAAATCAGACACTGGAACTACACATACAGGAACAACTGTTGGATCTATACCAGTTGATGTGAACTGTTTCAATATTAAACATGAAGATCTTAGCCCAAACTGTATATTCTCCTTCCAGGCTAATGTCAAGGCTGACATGCAAGTAGCGTCAGGAATTACAAAAATAAGGTCAAGAGCAAGGAAAACAGTTACCTTCAAACGTGTACCAAAACCAGTGGTATTTGCACAAGTGCTCACGGGAATCGATAATCCACAACATGGCCATATTGTAGtacatgatatacaagaaACTGCAGCTGTTCTAGGGGTAGAGTCTGTGACCAATATAGATGATGATACGGAATATGATGGTGAGTTCTACGTTGCATGGTTTGTTATCGGAGATGATAATATGTTCAAAGATTTCGGATCGTACCATGTACACCTAGTGAAAGAAAATTTGAATGGCCCAGGATATCGCAACGTAGTTGTAAAAAAGAATCCAAAAACAACTGAAAAGTGGCCTAGCAATATAGCGCTATTTGCGCAATCACAGGCACCAAATATAGACATAACAGCGAAACTAACGGTTGGAGAGCAAATAAACATAAATATTACCGCTAAAAACAATGATAGAGAAACTTTAACATCAGGAAGGAGAGCTCCAATGGATGTAGCACTCCTACTGGTTGATCTAGATCACTTCAAAGATGGAAATGTAGTGGAATTTGGTAATATGGCGATCACATCACCAATAACTAAATTCGACGGCGGCATGCTAAACCTTAATGTGGCGGAACTAAAACAGCCACTTGTATTCTTCACACCATACTATAACAGAAGTCATGAACAACATCCTAGAGCTACATGCTGGTCAGATGGGTCAACAAAGGAAAGCACTAACTTCAAGTGTAAAGTTGAACCTGAAACAATGGTTACGCCACCATATACTGGTAAACTCAACGTTGCATTCTTAGCCGTAGAAAAGATGAGTGAAGATGATCAAAAGTTATACCTACAGTTCCAATATAACCAATGTGCCACAGCTTACGCTACCGCCAACGCCACGTCGGACTCCGAACCAATACTTAGGATGAAACCTGAAGATATGCTGTGTAAAGATAGATGCTTCCAATATAGAGCCCCGTGCAATGGAAACGTAAATTGTATACAGTCGTACTTGGGAGGAAAATGCTCCATAGAAGGAGTTaaatatatgaaacatGAACAAAAGCAAAAGTCACATATATTTATGGACGCAATTAGACTACTCAACTTTGAAATTAGAGGTGCTGTATGCACAGGAATGTACGATGCCGTGAGTATAGACAGCGTCATGGAACGACATTCAGATTGGGCAGGAGCAGCAATGGATATCTGTGTACACAATCAACAAAGAGATAAAGTAATGGTAGTAATCGATGAACATGTTTCGTTTAACTTCTGTGAAGCACACATGGGAATGAGGGTACAACTAAAATGGCAACCACTGTCCGAACTCAAAGATAAATACACCAAAGACGGAAAACCGTTACCATTGAAGGAAGTGTTCAAGGATAAAATAGTATATGGTATATGCCAGTACCAAGACAAAGTAGAGATTAAGCAATATCATCCATACCCAGAAACTGTGTACGAAGAAGATGATCTTGAACCGACAAACGCAGACTGTGTTGAATCGCAATGGGAAGAATGGGGAAGTTGTAGCCTTGATTGCATCCCAGAAAATGGAGAAGTTGTAAAAAAACGCTCGAGATACATCATCAGACCGGCATATGGTACTGGAAAGAAGTGTGTCACAGAAGAAACGAAACAATGCACATTAAAAGAATTACCTTCTTGTAACGAGGTATGTCTAATTACACAATGGACCGATTGGGGACATTGCATCAATTATCAACGAAAGAGAGAACGCTATGTCATGCATTATTCCAAAGTATGTGATAGCATGGTACTCACCGAAACACAAGTTTGTGTCGTAAATGACGTACTACCAGGATGGGATGACGAAGATGATGTAGATGGCCAAGATTATGATGCATCCATGCCATTGCATAGGTTGGGAATACATGATGCAGATACCCGATTCAAAAGGAAAAGATCACGACCAGCAGCATACCCAACACGCAGACGACATTCATCAAGCTCATCAGAAGGTGAAGAAGAAATGGAAGATGAAGGTGAAGATGAGAAagaggaagaagaagaggagGAGGAGGAAGAGGAAGAAGAATATGTAGATGCAAGTGATACTTTTGATGATCCATCTGCCGGAGAAGAAACAGAGGATTTATATTCCGCTTTCAAAGACATAGAAGATGACTCCATGCATGACGAATCAGATGATCGAAGTAAGCAACAAACAGATTGTCTGCTGTGGTCAGAGTGGTCAGGATGCTCAACAGCTTGCGATGATACCATCGGACACCAGTATAGAATATCAAGCACCTGTGATGCACATAATACCTATGAACTTAATCGAAATGTACAATCACGCAGGTGCACTGCTACAAATCAATGTGAAATCGGAGGTAAAATAAACTGTCTAGATGTCAGAAGCGTTTTCTACTCTGAAGCAGATGACCAAACTTGCAGAGAGGAATGCACGCAACTGCTGCAAATATGTAAAGACAACGAAGAAGTAAATGAAACACTATGTTTTGCAAGACTTAAAGCAGAGTCAGCAGACGCAGGTGGATTCTTCTTCAAGTGTATGTTCCCCGAAGAACGAGAGTCAACTATAGCATTGATGCATTCACTCTTCAAAAACAAATGTTTCCTCTCTAAGGCAATATACTCTACCACAGACAACTCTTGGGTAAACAAAAATACACAAAGCTGCCATTGCGCAATACCAGGATCTATACCATGCACAGCAaaagatatacatattacACGAAATGACATATACAAGGATCTTATAGAGTCAGGGTTTTGCCCTACTATGAACTATAAGCAGGGTCTCTTTAACTTAAAGAAAGGATCTACCGCACCAGATTCACTAACTTACGTATCACTGGCAAACAACAATAGGCTGCATTGCCCATTGGGTATAAATGAAGAAGTATTCACATACACTGAGTTCAAGGGAGAAGAACTTAAAGATTACTGCCAAAGAGGGCCTATATATGCAGCCCTGAAACCAACGGTCACGCAACCTGTCACCCAATACGCCCATAACTATGACTGTAATACCGCAGTCAGCACAGGAAATGCAAGTAATATGGAATGTGTTAACCTTTGCAAGACATTGAGAACAAGGTGCTTATCATACCAGGAAAAATACTTCCAATGTATCAAACAGAGACTGACGCTTGACTTCCAGTATGAGTCAGACCTGTTTACTACATACAACTGTAGACTTCCGCCAACACTCGATGCATATTTTGATGTGGACTACTACGCATTCTATATATCCACCTTTGACAGCGAACACATGGACAAAAAGGCCTGCACTATCCTAGTGCAAAATGCAATTCTACAGTGCGAAGCAAACGAACTTTTGGAAAACAATAACTCGTTTATATGGTGCATGGCATCTGCACTAGGTGACCTGGAACCTACAACACAAGCATCACCAAAATCACCGTTCGAAACACAACCACTGGCAGCATCACGATTTAAAGAAAAGTGTAAATTTCAACCATCACTTAAAGCGGGAAGTGGATACGTCATGTGCAGATTCCCAGCAGAAATGCCAACGTACGCTAATTGGGACGAATGGTCACCATGTACAGCACAGTGCAATGAATTTGATAGTGTCGCAACGAGATATAGAACAAGAAAACTAATAGATGGGAAAGAAACGGCATTCTACCACATAGAGGATGGTACATTACAATTTGAAATGTGCCTGCACCTGCCAGGGTGTGAACAGGGAAGGTGGGTAGACAGCCTAAATGATGGCGACGgtaaaatacatatattgGACCACGAAGCATATAAAGATACTAGCAGCGAAACAACGAATATATGGCTGGAACAAACATACATGCAACACCCGGAACTAAGAAATGCCGTTGGTAAAAATGCAAAGTGTCATATTTTTAAATCGCATAAAATATTATCGTCAAAGGGGGTAACCTGTGGATGCCCTAGAGGACATAAAGCATGCTCTTTCACAACCGCAATGACAGATCAACTGTGGAAAATGGGAATGCACAACTTCTGTAGAGATCGACCATTGGCATCCATACGATTCGAAGGAGAAACAAGCGACTATGTCTACCATTGTAAAATCGGAATGCTGCTGAAACATACAGCAGAAAGCGGCGCACTGGGATGCGATTATTATGACAACAACGAATACGTAGCATGCGAAGAAACAGAAAGTAAACCACTCATCCTGAGATCAAAACACTTCACCCTGATGGGTGTATGCCTAGGAATTGTCTTCTGCCTGTATACGACAATACGACACATCCTGAAGAAACGACGTATACGCATTAATGAACAGAAAAAAGACGAATAACACTATAATAATGTTTGTAAAATACTCATAATTTAACACATGTAACAGCATCATGGGGGAGAGTATATGAGTCGACCGCAGTCAAAAATAGATACTCAGCAAAATGAGCTGTAATATACTACTAGAAAGGGCTCTGCCGCTAGGCAGGAGCGTTTGTAATCGATTTATGAACCGTATACAGCCAGTGGCGGTAGTAAAAAGATACGCGCACACATTCCATGAACCTCCACACTTTAAATACCAAGGAGACGGACTTCCACCTATATCCTGTGAACAGATACAACAAATGGTACACATGAACGAACGTATGGCACATGGAAGACTGGCACCCATGAGACCGGCCACAACACCGCTACGCGAGTCGGAGTGTTCAGTAGAAGGACAAAACCTAGAACTTTTTGAAGACTTGAAAGAACTACATGATTGCGTACTCGCAGCTAATTGGCATAATTCAATGTTGATGACCATGAACGCCGATATATGGGAAGCTAGACTAGCACATCTCAAGGAATTGGCTGAAGATGTACCAGATATGCAAGTACAAATCATGTTGAGCAAAACACTGGAACTTTTCGATGCACTATACAAAGCAGAAGATGTGCAAGATCACATATTTGAACTAGTTGAGGAACTACCTCACTTTGGAGGGAAACCAGCATCAGGAGCACCTATTGCCACAGGAAACCTAGATAAACATATCAAATTAGTATTAGAAAGATACGCTAAATTAAAGAAGGAACATCCAAGATATACAGCAAAAATACAAGATTCAGTGGGATACTCACTGGCGCTGCTAAGGCAAAGATATACGTTCAGCTGGCCAGAGGAACACAAGTATTTCTATTAATACAAAAATTGAACTCCATAAATTTGGATTTGTAACATCGGGGAGATGCTTATGAAATTGACGCCGTATTTTTCGGCGCACCATATTTGTCATTAACCAGCACTTTGTGCCGCAGCCCGAAGGCCCTGGTCTATGTAACGTGAATTCATCTTGAGGTTTGGGAATATCGGTATGAAACCTATAGTCACTCCAGCTAACATGCAGAGGATACCTTCCACTATTATGGCGCTTGCAGAGCCGGAGTGAATCACACCAAGGGTTAAACCAACCATAAGGCCGCCAACTGTACCCAAAATGGCACCGCGACGTCCAATGTAAATTATCGAAGCGCCGAGTAACATAAACCCAGAGAAAAAATAAGGGATGTAATATGAGTTTAATGTAAAACCAAGGCTCACACCAAGCACAATGCCACAACCAGCGCCTCCAAGAACCCAGTAACCGCCACCGCGTAAAAATTTGCGACTCCACATACCCTAAAAACATTCGTCTAAAATTAATGGACACCAACCTGAGAAAATAGCCGCCCTGCTTGCTGCATACTGAGGAAAAGAAGACACAAACTCCCGATAATACAAAGAATACTGTTCACAATGTGTACAATGAGACGCCATCGGGACTCCGATTCCGCTGTCTCCTGTATTAGAGCCATTAAATCCCACGTCCTCTGAGAAGGAAGATGATTGTCCGTAGCGTTGACAGTACGCAGTTTTCCATGAGGTGTAGGATGCACGCCTGCAACTGGAGTTGACGGGCCTGCATGGTGGCTGCGGAGACCAACGGAAGAATGACCGGAATTCCGGTCGGCCACTACCGAATGCAAAAGCATATAAATACCACATAACAAAGCATAAGCAGTCATCTTCAATGTATTTCAGTTGCAAGTGTGTAACCTGTATACGTGGCAAGCGCCATTGATGTGCCTTCATGTTACGTCATGAGTCCAAAGAGTAGCACCAAACATCTGAGTCATACAAAAGATGAACGTTTGTACGTGTACACAAAGATGATCGTCGACGTGAGACCACCTAATACAGCAGAAAGTACCGTGAAAATGTACAAACTCCTGCTTTTAGGTACACCGTAGCAACTGACAAAAGAAGTGTTACCTCCCTCGTTACACAATTCATTGTGTGCGTCAAAGTCTTGGCGCAAAAAACTGCGTGTCAGACAACTGTAACGATAGAAACCCGTGGGTTGATTGAACAATACAGAACGCATCTCGTTTTCCCGGCACAACAACTGCAACATGTCAAACCACCCAAACGAATGTACAGATTCCATTACAGAACACGGGGTTGTATTTGTTGGACATGAGCAACTGCTTTTCTGCGTATTTTGTAGGCAACGATGTTTTAAGACATACCTGATAGataatgttgtttttaGTAACATCACGCTGGCCACTGTAAAGAGTGCAGTGATGGTCTACACTGCTCTCACCCTGACGTGAATCGTTCAGAACCCATCCCTGTAGGTCCCAAGTACTCTCTATCACCTGTTCACGAGCCAAATGTGAACGATGAGTTGAAATCTCTTTACGAATCGCAGGGTCATCAGGACATTGGGGTAGCCAAAGACAATCTACAGTCTCTTTCAAAACAACGCCCTTTGAGATACACTCATCAATGTTAACCCCGTTAGTTACCTTTAAACGCCGCGTACGCGTCCTGCTGGGCATAAATACTCTGCCGTCCCTAACGTAAATGCATGTTTGAGAACAGAGACTCCATTGACTCCAAGGTTCAGTATCACAAATTAATTTGCGCTTCTTACAATACACTAAACCAGCACCCATCAGCTTGGTACGCTTAAAGACACAGTGTAAACCAAATTCAACCTTTTGATCAGCTTTCATGTTAACGTCATTGTATTTTACATGATCTAAGATGCATCGTCTAATCTTGGCCTCACGGGAATGCTCCAGCAATGTCTTGCACATATTGACTAAACGACGGCACAACATAGTGCATTGGCGTGTTAACTTGATGTTTTTCTCAACAATATCACACATCTCCGCCTCCGTGAGAGCTGAAGTGGTCAAAGGGTCACTACATCCATTGAATTTGTGATTTAACACAAAAATATTAGTGGGAAAATGACGAATACGGTCACTTACACAGCGACCAATTTCGGCTATATGGACCGCTGGTATATCAATTTCACATGTCCTACGCATGATTTTGCAACGATCCTGACAATGAAAATCATGACGATAGTCATATGACACAGCCAAACGACAGTCAACCCATAATATATCCTCAGCAAAGTTGTTTAACTCAACATTACCAGTTGCGCAATAATTGTCAATATCACCTTGCTTGAATTGGTCGTAAGCTACATCCCTCACAACGTCAGTTGGTAATTCTATGCGGTGGTAATTGGccaatgatatatgcaactGATAAGGAGTTGCTCGCACCAAGTGTTCTAAGTAACCTTCATTGTCAGTAGAAACGAGCTCAGTGGAATCACCCAAAACATGTACCTCTTCAGCAGAACATGCAACACCGTCTTCACACATACAGGCTCCATCCTTACTCCAACTTCCTATAGAAACATCATAAAATGAGTAATTCAACACGCAAGTATTGTAATCGGGTTTAGATTTCAACTCTTCTTCTGTCGGGCATACATGAAGCTTGCGCCTACAAGGACGACGGTGGTCGTAACATACAATCGGCACACGTAAGTACTCAGTGATGGTATCGTCTATCTTCTTTGCACACGGGGCATTACACGCAGACCAGTTGTTAGGATCTTCACAACGTTTGTCGTATCGATCAGAGTTGGTAGTACCAAATTGGGCCTGTGCTTCCGGAAGACCGGGACGATTTTGCGTAGTTCCCATACGCGTAACAATAGCTGATTCATGCTTAGATCCAGGAATAAACTGGAAATTCTCCTTTTCAACGTCGTGATCAGCGTAAATATCTACGCACTTATCAGACCAGATGTAAAAGTATTTCTGCTGGAATACATTAGGATCGCCTGATCCTTCACGAGAATAACAAAACTCAGAACACGGTGGTACATTTGTACATTCCCGGGTTTCAACAGTCGAACATGATGAAGAAGTCAGACCGACCTTGTTTGCATATACAGGACGTCGACGGGTCTGTACTGTTGCAAGTCTTCCCGATGAACATTTGTTGCTACATGCTGACCATTCACCCCAAGGACCTGGAATGCAATCACGATCCATAACGATTTCACCGTCATAATATGAATCTGTATGACGATCGTCAACTTTCGCTGGGCTATTATTTGTTTTCGATTCGTCCCCATCATCAGCTGGATTCTCTGGTTCTTTATTGCCTGGGTTATTCATACCAGAATCTATATCTCGTTTTTTCATAAATGTAATGTACTGGTTGATCAGGCTATTCATGCCAGGTGCTTCTATGACACACTGCGGGCGTTTTTTATGAAAGCATTCAATTAAGTCATCATCGTATATGCAACTCTGTATACCATCGGCGCTAAGACAGCTGTCGTAACAACTACGACTTAAATGTCGATAACCCTTCTTCTGTGAATATGTACAAATTTCCTCTGCCATGGCACTACCCATATCCTGAATAACAAAACCAAATACACGAGTCATATGTAACCTATGTGTTGCCAAAATGGCAACGATAGTAATATCAGTTGAAAAATCATAATTTAATGCCTCCGAACTCACAGCAGGAGCTTCTCCAAAGACATTTAATCGTAATGAAGCAGAGGGCAGATTTTTTTCATCTTGTTCCTCCCCTTCCAAACATACTTTGACATAAGAAAAAACATTCTTAGGATAAGGCCACGTATACGGCAAACTTAATGAAACTTTAGCCACGCCACGGAAATCTGGTTTTTCATCAAATGTCATTATTCTCAACCTATGTAATCGAATTTCACGACGATTCTCTATTGCCAGATAGCCAAGTTTTATCGTTTGGGGCGATGATTTCCCCAATTCGTtaacaacaaaatgaacTCTGTAATTTCTCTTGCCTTTTACAAGTATTGGAATATGTATAGAAGCGGTCTGACCATTATCTCTATCATTTGTATGGTTTGTGTCACCCTGATTCTGTAATATTACAATCCAATTGCGCAAAGGATCAATCGGCAGTCTCACATGTCCATCTGTGTTGCAGCTAACAACCCCCGCTCTTATACTATTGTTTGGATCTGGAGAATGATCACCTTTGCTAAGACCAATCCATTGTATTGTATGCTTTACATCACTATGTATTTTAACGCAATAGATAGTGCAGCTTAGCATATAGCTGGTTATCCAGAACCCAGTTGAAGACACATCTGAGACTTCGACATGCAATAGATCGTGGTCTGTCTGAGGAGTTGATGTATAAATTATAGGGCTATCTATGGGATTAGTAAACTTCACTTCAGTCCATGTACCATTGGTAACTTCCACTTCGTTGATTTCATACTCTGTTATCGCTCGATATGGTTAATATGTATCACTTACTGGGATCGAAGTATTCTTCCGCATATTGTAAATCATGCATGTCCACCTGATCTACAAAATGTAGGCAACATATCGGGCACCTTACCaaaaatatatctacatcTTTGATCAAAAACATTTGTCTTAAACAAGCTGGCCACACATTTAAGTCGTTCCAATCTTGTCAGAGGCATACTAGAATCAGTACATTGCTTCATAAAGTGCATACAAGTATGCAAACAAAAGGTTCTATCATCTGGTGATATGGCATTGAATAGGATGCAATCGAAAGCATGAACTACATAGTGATAAAATGTATAAAGATCCAGCTAACCCTTTATACAGAAATGCTCTAATAACTTCACGTTCCACCGTTGTCTACACGGACCTAGTAGTTTATACTTAATGGAACAACTGTTGTGATATCCACATCGATCCCATGCCAATGTGGTGAATACCCTAGGTGTTGTAATGCACTGAGCAACAGCATCGAGGAATCCAATCACATGACCGGAAGGGCAACTAACGTTCAAACTACTGTTGAGTATGTATTTCCTCTCGGATACTTCATCT
This window harbors:
- a CDS encoding Ring finger domain family protein → MTPNDSRGDSPSLSEQLEQAVNSPVERQPSRVVTSSPTSHLYPIDTPSWRTNSYQRPCEGTNNMQCEYCQDISALTHHASQCESRTISRFGLTNSHQPLVYRGSMPSTWTSSQSNHHGGDSFYSNDTLGTRSQTTDIILGSPRLTRTQRSYINASPPSAREALTMRFIKANMTRTTSRDSASPTPRTDSITQPAPPLMRNCSAPVTGVLSRTTSIQPDFVTERRFRQRPAYVTRRGNRYVTQQRQISEPVGLREDDNASIMQGDLDALNQALHEFQHNFTISPRDGRTRHTGEEEYLPSEQVAEIRSLYGPIIEGNVTSSYVEELLEGANTPRGEMDYEDFEYGGPEPDYYEESDSYEYEPELLGLPDDIVSQFPVTDFDATAAESWNEDAKQCSICLEGYEQSQLIRRLACTHGYHKACIDQWLSRSTVCPICKFDYRIMM
- a CDS encoding putative integral membrane protein: MNILLIFTLLTFSPSAAQRTRTHDNVYCNHTVLKDTGTLSVQQCKELCLRKANLCKSDTGTTHTGTTVGSIPVDVNCFNIKHEDLSPNCIFSFQANVKADMQVASGITKIRSRARKTVTFKRVPKPVVFAQVLTGIDNPQHGHIVVHDIQETAAVLGVESVTNIDDDTEYDGEFYVAWFVIGDDNMFKDFGSYHVHLVKENLNGPGYRNVVVKKNPKTTEKWPSNIALFAQSQAPNIDITAKLTVGEQININITAKNNDRETLTSGRRAPMDVALLLVDLDHFKDGNVVEFGNMAITSPITKFDGGMLNLNVAELKQPLVFFTPYYNRSHEQHPRATCWSDGSTKESTNFKCKVEPETMVTPPYTGKLNVAFLAVEKMSEDDQKLYLQFQYNQCATAYATANATSDSEPILRMKPEDMLCKDRCFQYRAPCNGNVNCIQSYLGGKCSIEGVKYMKHEQKQKSHIFMDAIRLLNFEIRGAVCTGMYDAVSIDSVMERHSDWAGAAMDICVHNQQRDKVMVVIDEHVSFNFCEAHMGMRVQLKWQPLSELKDKYTKDGKPLPLKEVFKDKIVYGICQYQDKVEIKQYHPYPETVYEEDDLEPTNADCVESQWEEWGSCSLDCIPENGEVVKKRSRYIIRPAYGTGKKCVTEETKQCTLKELPSCNEVCLITQWTDWGHCINYQRKRERYVMHYSKVCDSMVLTETQVCVVNDVLPGWDDEDDVDGQDYDASMPLHRLGIHDADTRFKRKRSRPAAYPTRRRHSSSSSEGEEEMEDEGEDEKEEEEEEEEEEEEEYVDASDTFDDPSAGEETEDLYSAFKDIEDDSMHDESDDRSKQQTDCLLWSEWSGCSTACDDTIGHQYRISSTCDAHNTYELNRNVQSRRCTATNQCEIGGKINCLDVRSVFYSEADDQTCREECTQLLQICKDNEEVNETLCFARLKAESADAGGFFFKCMFPEERESTIALMHSLFKNKCFLSKAIYSTTDNSWVNKNTQSCHCAIPGSIPCTAKDIHITRNDIYKDLIESGFCPTMNYKQGLFNLKKGSTAPDSLTYVSLANNNRLHCPLGINEEVFTYTEFKGEELKDYCQRGPIYAALKPTVTQPVTQYAHNYDCNTAVSTGNASNMECVNLCKTLRTRCLSYQEKYFQCIKQRLTLDFQYESDLFTTYNCRLPPTLDAYFDVDYYAFYISTFDSEHMDKKACTILVQNAILQCEANELLENNNSFIWCMASALGDLEPTTQASPKSPFETQPLAASRFKEKCKFQPSLKAGSGYVMCRFPAEMPTYANWDEWSPCTAQCNEFDSVATRYRTRKLIDGKETAFYHIEDGTLQFEMCLHLPGCEQGRWVDSLNDGDGKIHILDHEAYKDTSSETTNIWLEQTYMQHPELRNAVGKNAKCHIFKSHKILSSKGVTCGCPRGHKACSFTTAMTDQLWKMGMHNFCRDRPLASIRFEGETSDYVYHCKIGMLLKHTAESGALGCDYYDNNEYVACEETESKPLILRSKHFTLMGVCLGIVFCLYTTIRHILKKRRIRINEQKKDE
- a CDS encoding putative integral membrane protein; translation: MTAYALLCGIYMLLHSVVADRNSGHSSVGLRSHHAGPSTPVAGVHPTPHGKLRTVNATDNHLPSQRTWDLMALIQETAESESRWRLIVHIVNSILCIIGSLCLLFLSMQQAGRLFSQGMWSRKFLRGGGYWVLGGAGCGIVLGVSLGFTLNSYYIPYFFSGFMLLGASIIYIGRRGAILGTVGGLMVGLTLGVIHSGSASAIIVEGILCMLAGVTIGFIPIFPNLKMNSRYIDQGLRAAAQSAG
- a CDS encoding Thrombospondin type 1 domain family protein — its product is MRLNSPFNVRLSLAIVTLFLFHKYHGIGITHVVCAPIPPAPTSSKPSLTLFRNPFDKVRSRYKDLVAIASRVKAPKLPDTDEADATRLTFDDNSSDKAITPPPGQDDPVTPKSPDAPVSPDKDPQRTSLDEVSERKYILNSSLNVSCPSGHVIGFLDAVAQCITTPRVFTTLAWDRCGYHNSCSIKYKLLGPCRQRWNVKLLEHFCIKVHAFDCILFNAISPDDRTFCLHTCMHFMKQCTDSSMPLTRLERLKCVASLFKTNVFDQRCRYIFDQVDMHDLQYAEEYFDPKYEINEVEVTNGTWTEVKFTNPIDSPIIYTSTPQTDHDLLHVEVSDVSSTGFWITSYMLSCTIYCVKIHSDVKHTIQWIGLSKGDHSPDPNNSIRAGVVSCNTDGHVRLPIDPLRNWIVILQNQGDTNHTNDRDNGQTASIHIPILVKGKRNYRVHFVVNELGKSSPQTIKLGYLAIENRREIRLHRLRIMTFDEKPDFRGVAKVSLSLPYTWPYPKNVFSYVKVCLEGEEQDEKNLPSASLRLNVFGEAPAVSSEALNYDFSTDITIVAILATHRLHMTRVFGFVIQDMGSAMAEEICTYSQKKGYRHLSRSCYDSCLSADGIQSCIYDDDLIECFHKKRPQCVIEAPGMNSLINQYITFMKKRDIDSGMNNPGNKEPENPADDGDESKTNNSPAKVDDRHTDSYYDGEIVMDRDCIPGPWGEWSACSNKCSSGRLATVQTRRRPVYANKVGLTSSSCSTVETRECTNVPPCSEFCYSREGSGDPNVFQQKYFYIWSDKCVDIYADHDVEKENFQFIPGSKHESAIVTRMGTTQNRPGLPEAQAQFGTTNSDRYDKRCEDPNNWSACNAPCAKKIDDTITEYLRVPIVCYDHRRPCRRKLHVCPTEEELKSKPDYNTCVLNYSFYDVSIGSWSKDGACMCEDGVACSAEEVHVLGDSTELVSTDNEGYLEHLVRATPYQLHISLANYHRIELPTDVVRDVAYDQFKQGDIDNYCATGNVELNNFAEDILWVDCRLAVSYDYRHDFHCQDRCKIMRRTCEIDIPAVHIAEIGRCVSDRIRHFPTNIFVLNHKFNGCSDPLTTSALTEAEMCDIVEKNIKLTRQCTMLCRRLVNMCKTLLEHSREAKIRRCILDHVKYNDVNMKADQKVEFGLHCVFKRTKLMGAGLVYCKKRKLICDTEPWSQWSLCSQTCIYVRDGRVFMPSRTRTRRLKVTNGVNIDECISKGVVLKETVDCLWLPQCPDDPAIRKEISTHRSHLAREQVIESTWDLQGWVLNDSRQGESSVDHHCTLYSGQRDVTKNNIIYQKSSCSCPTNTTPCSVMESVHSFGWFDMLQLLCRENEMRSVLFNQPTGFYRYSCLTRSFLRQDFDAHNELCNEGGNTSFVSCYGVPKSRSLYIFTVLSAVLGGLTSTIIFVYTYKRSSFV